The following coding sequences are from one Salvia hispanica cultivar TCC Black 2014 chromosome 3, UniMelb_Shisp_WGS_1.0, whole genome shotgun sequence window:
- the LOC125216263 gene encoding probable methyltransferase PMT21, which translates to MKHKDGKPIHQHDKVSRKVPMAIMFVVLCGFSFYLGGIFCSEKDKYATNEVAKAAENPKEKPVIPAAGALQIKAVKFDECPADFQDYTPCTDPRRWKKFSLHRLTFMERHCPPVFEKKECLVPPPDGYKLPIRWPKSKDECWYRNVPYDWINKQKSNQHWLKKEGEKFLFPGGGTMFPNGVSEYVDKMQDLIPGMKDGTVRTAIDTGCGVASWGGDLLDRGILTVSLAPRDNHEAQVQFALERGIPAVLGIISTQRLPFPSSSFDMAHCSRCLIPWTEFGGIYLLEVHRILRPGGFWVLSGPPVNYENHWRGWNTTIEDQKTNYEKLQELLTSMCFKLYNKKDDIAVWQKLSDSSCYKKLETPDTYPPKCDDGTEPDSAWYTPIRPCVVVPDQKYKKIALNSLAKWPERLHTAPERVSDVRGGSDGAFKHDDSKWKTRAKHYKKLVPAIGTDKIRNVMDMNTLYGGFAAALIDAPLWVMNTVSSYSSNTLGVVYDRGLIGTYHDWCEAFSTYPRTYDLLHLDGLFTAESHRCEMKYVLLEMDRILRPNGYAIIRESSYFVDAVETLAKGMKWGCRKEETEYGSEQEKILICQKKLWYSSKQSSR; encoded by the exons ATGAAGCACAAGGATGGGAAGCCGATTCATCAGCATGATAAGGTTTCTAGGAAAGTTCCCATGGCAATAATGTTTGTGGTGCTGTGTGGATTTTCATTCTACTTGGGTGGGATATTCTGTTCGGAGAAGGACAAGTATGCAACTAACGAGGTTGCTAAGGCGGCCGAGAATCCGAAGGAAAAGCCTGTGATTCCAGCTGCAGGGGCATTGCAAATCAAAGCTGTGAAGTTCGACGAATGCCCTGCTGATTTCCAAGATTACACCCCTTGCACGGATCCTAGG AGGTGGAAGAAGTTCAGCCTCCATCGGCTTACATTCATGGAGCGACATTGCCCTCCTGTGTTTGAGAAGAAGGAGTGCTTAGTCCCGCCTCCGGATGGTTATAAGTTGCCTATTAGATGGCCGAAGAGCAAGGACGAATGTTGGTACAG GAATGTGCCATATGACTGGATCAACAAACAAAAGTCGAACCAGCATTGGTTGAAGAAGGAAGGGGAGAAGTTCCTCTTTCCTGGCGGTGGCACTATGTTCCCCAACGGTGTCAGTGAATATGTTGATAAGATGCAGGACTTGATCCCAGGAATGAAAGATGGGACGGTTCGGACAGCCATTGATACCGGATGTGGG GTGGCTAGCTGGGGTGGTGATTTACTAGACCGAGGTATTCTCACAGTTTCTCTGGCCCCTAGAGATAACCACGAAGCCCAAGTTCAGTTTGCTCTCGAACGTGGAATTCCTGCAGTGCTGGGCATCATATCAACACAGAGACTTCCCTTCCCCTCAAGCTCTTTTGACATGGCACACTGCTCTCGGTGCCTCATTCCATGGACTGAATTTG GTGGAATCTACCTCTTGGAGGTGCACCGTATCCTCCGGCCTGGTGGTTTCTGGGTGCTTTCCGGCCCACCAGTAAACTACGAGAACCACTGGAGAGGATGGAATACCACTATCGAAGACCAGAAAACAAATTACGAGAAGTTGCAAGAGCTGCTAACATCAATGTGCTTCAAATTGTACAACAAAAAAGATGACATTGCTGTCTGGCAGAAGTTATCAGACAGTAGCTGCTACAAGAAGCTCGAAACCCCGGATACATACCCCCCCAAGTGTGACGACGGTACTGAACCGGACTCGGCTTGGTACACTCCCATCCGGCCCTGTGTCGTTGTTCCTGACCAGAAGTACAAGAAGATAGCACTGAATTCCCTTGCCAAATGGCCCGAGCGGTTGCACACTGCCCCCGAGCGTGTCTCTGATGTCCGTGGTGGCAGCGATGGCGCCTTCAAGCACGACGACAGCAAATGGAAGACGAGGGCAAAGCACTACAAGAAGTTGGTCCCTGCAATAGGAACTGATAAGATCAGAAATGTCATGGACATGAACACTCTTTATGGAGGCTTCGCTGCTGCCTTGATCGATGCTCcattgtgggtgatgaataCCGTCTCCTCCTACTCTTCCAACACACTTGGCGTCGTCTACGACAGAGGACTGATCGGAACTTATCACGACTG GTGTGAAGCTTTCTCGACTTATCCTCGTACGTACGATCTTCTTCACCTCGATGGCCTTTTCACTGCTGAGAGCCATAG GTGTGAGATGAAGTATGTTCTGCTTGAGATGGACCGGATTCTGCGTCCCAACGGGTATGCTATCATCCGGGAATCGAGCTACTTCGTGGATGCTGTGGAAACACTGGCTAAAGGGATGAAATGGGGTTGTCGGAAGGAGGAAACGGAATACGGATCGGAACAGGAGAAGATCTTGATTTGCCAGAAGAAGCTGTGGTATTCATCTAAGCAGAGCTCAAGGTGA
- the LOC125216135 gene encoding mechanosensitive ion channel protein 10-like: protein MDDNTPSSDHHVIHLGDDQNHKSHSSDATKLRRLSFSKPKSRFNEFSRLETLNETPNSDDSDSFLTSDGDDEEEDRDNVALPSRSRRNKKKNSLIKIRWRILMEWILLILITTCLVLSLTISSLKEKRTCGLELWRWCLMILVTFSGRLVSGWIIRVAVFLVERNFMLREKVLYFVYGLRKSIQNCVWLGLVLLSWTFIFNARIHKNNKLLKKLFQALVAILIAATVWLVKIILVKVLASSFHVATYFDRMKESVFQHYVLDTLSGPPMDEAAVAVAVARERSVGRVLSRRHGTRKIDMEKLRKLSMQNTATAWSVKRLVNYVRFFGLSTISKTVDQFGGTESEITSEWEAMASAKRIFKHVAKPRAKYIEEDDLMRFLKQVEIHTIFPLFEGAVETGKISKPAFRNWVVRAYYERKSLAHSLNDTKTAVQQLHKIASAIVSMIIVVITVLVMGLASTKVIAFIITQLLLVGFTFQNMCKTVFESIVFVFVMHPFDIGDRCVIDGVQLIVEEMNILTTVFLRYDNEKIYYPNSVLITKPISNFYRSPEMSDAINFTIDVSTPMDTIITLKKAIQTYIESKPNYWNPKHSIIVKEIENLDKLKMALCVQHTINHQNYGDRNIRITELFLELKKIFGNLNLKYHLLPQEIHLTQVDISY from the exons ATGGATGACAACACACCATCTTCCGATCATCATGTCATTCACTTAGGGGACGATCAAAACCACAAGTCCCACTCCTCCGACGCCACCAAACTACGTCGTTTAAGCTTCTCCAAGCCCAAATCCCGCTTCAACGAATTCTCCCGCCTCGAAACCCTCAACGAAACCCCCAACTCCGACGACAGCGACTCCTTCCTCACCTCAGACGGCGACGACGAAGAAGAGGATCGCGACAACGTGGCACTCCCTTCAAGGAGCAGGcgaaacaagaagaagaattcACTCATCAAGATCCGGTGGAGAATCCTAATGGAGTGGATCCTGTTGATCCTCATCACCACGTGCCTCGTCCTCtccttaaccatctcatccctcAAGGAAAAACGCACGTGCGGCCTCGAGCTGTGGCGGTGGTGCCTCATGATCCTGGTCACCTTCAGCGGCCGCCTCGTCTCCGGCTGGATCATCCGCGTCGCCGTCTTCCTCGTCGAGCGCAACTTCATGCTGCGGGAGAAGGTGCTCTACTTCGTCTACGGCCTGCGAAAATCGATCCAGAATTGCGTGTGGCTCGGCCTCGTCTTGCTCTCGTGGACCTTCATCTTCAACGCCAGGATCCACAAGAACAACAAGCTCCTTAAAAAGCTCTTCCAGGCGCTCGTGGCCATCCTCATCGCCGCGACCGTCTGGCTGGTCAAAATCATCCTGGTCAAAGTGCTGGCCTCCTCCTTCCACGTGGCCACCTACTTTGACCGGATGAAGGAGAGCGTGTTCCAGCACTACGTGCTGGACACGCTCTCGGGGCCGCCCATGGAcgaggcggcggtggcggtggcggtggcgcgGGAGAGGAGCGTGGGGAGGGTTTTGTCGAGGAGGCACGGGACGAGGAAGATCGACATGGAGAAGCTGAGGAAGCTGAGCATGCAGAACACGGCGACGGCGTGGAGCGTGAAGAGGCTGGTGAACTACGTGAGGTTTTTCGGGCTGTCGACTATCTCGAAGACGGTGGATCAGTTCGGAGGGACGGAGTCGGAGATCACGAGTGAATGGGAGGCGATGGCTTCTGCTAAGAGGATCTTCAAGCATGTTGCTAAACCTAGGGCCAA GTACATTGAGGAGGATGATCTGATGAGATTCTTGAAGCAAGTTGAGATTCATACCATATTCCCCCTCTTCGAAGGCGCGGTTGAAACCGGCAAGATCTCCAAACCCGCCTTCAGAAACTGGGTG GTCCGGGCTTACTATGAACGGAAGTCTCTAGCACATTCCTTAAACGACACGAAAACAGCAGTCCAGCAGCTTCACAAAATAGCCAGTGCCATTGTCAGCATGATCATAGTAGTCATAACAGTCCTAGTGATGGGGCTGGCTTCGACCAAGGTGATAGCGTTCATCATAACGCAGCTCCTCCTCGTGGGCTTCACGTTCCAGAACATGTGCAAGACCGTCTTCGAGTCCATTGTCTTCGTGTTTGTGATGCACCCCTTCGACATAGGTGACCGATGTGTCATTGATGGTGTCCAG CTGATAGTTGAAGAGATGAACATACTAACAACAGTGTTCCTTCGCTACGACAACGAGAAAATCTACTATCCGAACTCAGTCCTCATCACCAAACCGATCAGCAACTTCTACAGAAGCCCGGAGATGAGCGACGCCATCAACTTCACCATCGACGTCTCCACACCAATGGACACGATAATAACACTGAAGAAAGCAATACAAAC GTACATTGAGAGCAAGCCAAATTACTGGAACCCGAAGCATTCGATCATAGTGAAGGAGATCGAAAATCTGGACAAGCTGAAGATGGCCTTATGCGTGCAGCACACCATCAACCATCAGAACTACGGGGACCGGAACATCAGGATAACGGAGCTGTTCCTCGAGCTGAAGAAGATCTTCGGAAACCTCAATCTCAAATATCATCTTCTGCCGCAGGAGATTCATCTCACGCAAGTCGACATCAGCTACTAA
- the LOC125216973 gene encoding protein Brevis radix-like 1, which yields MLTCITCSKQTTEDGGEEASRGTPSTKDAVKSLTAQIKDMTFKVSRKGKPGEAEGSYKKGQRSYPDFDTISDAYPLPPGSTSSTPAWDFPSQVVLEDEEGPKQWTAQVEPGVQITFVSLPHGGNDLKRIRFSREMFNKWQAQRWWSENYDRVVELYNVQRFNQQDINTPRRSEDGREEASRITASSSSRDMSVSDIESEWIEEDEPGVEITIRQLGDGTRELRRVRFSCDKFGEVHAKHWWETNRDRIQRQYLS from the exons ATGCTGACGTGTATAACTTGCTCAAAGCAGACAACGGAAGATGGCGGAGAGGAAGCCTCACGTGGGACTCCCAGCACCAAAGACGCCGTCAAAAGCCTAACTGCGCAG ATTAAGGACATGACATTCAAGGTGTCTCGTAAAGGGAAGCCCGGTGAGGCAGAAGGGAGTTACAAGAAAGGCCAGAGATCATATCCCGATTTTGATACAATTTCAGATGCATATCCACTGCCACCAGGGAGCACAAGCTCCACTCCGGCTTGGGATTTCCCGTCCCAAGTGGTGctggaagatgaagaagggCCGAAACAATGGACTGCTCAAGTTGAGCCCGGAGTTCAGATCACCTTTGTCTCTCTCCCTCACGGAGGGAATGACCTTAAACGAATTCGTTTCAG CCGGGAGATGTTCAACAAGTGGCAAGCACAgagatggtggagtgagaATTATGATAGGGTAGTAGAGCTATACAATGTGCAGAGATTCAATCAGCAGGATATAAACACTCCCAGGAGATCCGAGGATGGA AGAGAGGAAGCATCGAGGATAAcggcctcctcctcctccagaGACATGTCTGTAAGCGACATTGAATCGGAATGGATAGAGGAAGACGAGCCTGGTGTTGAGATCACCATCAGGCAGCTTGGGGATGGCACTAGAGAGCTTCGTCGTGTCAGATTCAG CTGTGACAAATTTGGAGAGGTGCATGCCAAGCATTGGTGGGAAACCAACAGGGATAGGATACAAAGACAGTATCTTTCTTGa